The Drosophila nasuta strain 15112-1781.00 chromosome 2L, ASM2355853v1, whole genome shotgun sequence genome window below encodes:
- the LOC132783458 gene encoding uncharacterized protein LOC132783458 isoform X2, whose amino-acid sequence MVGKWNFGGHFHVLGHHKNSDNSQSSSNTTRSSSEVQRSSSGSSSSGAAVATTAATPERLQRRRLLQMISNYDQQNKQLHRELAKEKRRRTEELACVVKSLLCFESKLKNDMKTVNQRLLDRDAEICRLLRQNRALRKRLVDHQKDEGMVADQETNVEQEEQQHVEECLVLEALQCNNCRKQFYDIELRASGTQTSGKELGVSAKAEHGSSSDDTVSSSFYGARRSVRYTSKRTAGTFRDYMRSRAMQIDDAALEQQSEENTSSISREDSQTSYEQLHNYARAMERMHGVKATMQDGDYSEHSSLELEQQQQQQQRRRNSSSSRSSSKTASSVAAQLEEDDGIFSPTQDDEDFDELDPEQEQQLMSRGAIKIVQRRCAEFSEASPKQIYETTTDDWYASASDQEELSTAPTVSKPYGQGAVNPVLECVNQILLQQSMEETLREPATPKSALAPKATSNLPRRSSLSGRSGTNGRKRVHFSTKNSMVHVPRHEDEEEAQADELISHYHPMAATVPATTPDTLNYESIYSNEYEPIGSERASNLYVDMAAAATEASNASNKTPQKLPPALPPKPANLLKFKKSLQQLEELEDEGDCAVSTTTTSEPDYCSIAEVGVSVQIVADVHKVPESNTPTEPEREREEQHVVDDDDDDACSAAASHKTEEIEEIFADIPKLPNVAAIIAPKQSSDYLLMAPKTLRLQLSPLNQSTGCTQTMPSQYKRKHVPNILAEINKRMSLPSSPTTPTTPKSLPTTPTTSKSLLQLADASGGLPLQAEFDWYNLDAEYDRSNEAAPKSSQGEGMLEEISEDNECLVTAADEYNLDEEFQQEEREHDEAAEEEQQHLEESMKPEHPKAKQMKKNLASFEKFIEGSGLSTKPLPSKRKIYFNAPFV is encoded by the exons GCAGCGTCGCCGTCTGCTGCAAATGATCTCAAACTACGATCAGCAGAACAAGCAGCTGCATCGTGAGCTGGCCAAGGAGAAGCGTCGACGCACCGAGGAGTTGGCCTGTGTGGTCAAATCGCTGCTGTGCTTCGAGTCCAAGCTGAAGAATGACATGAAGACAGTTAATCAACGGCTGCTGGATCGTGATGCGGAAATCTGTCGTCTGCTGCGTCAGAATCGTGCGCTTCGCAAGCGCCTCGTTGATCATCAGAAGGACGAAGGCATGGTCGCGGATCAGGAAACAAATGTCGAgcaggaggagcagcagcatgtGGAGGAGTGTCTGGTGCTCGAGGCCTTGCAATGCAACAATTGCCGCAAGCAATTCTATGACATTGAGCTGAGAGCCAGCGGCACACAGACTTCGGGCAAAGAGTTAGGCGTCAGTGCCAAAG CTGAGCATGGCTCTTCCAGCGATGACACCGTCTCATCGTCGTTCTATGGCGCCAGACGCAGCGTGCGTTACACAAGCAAGCGAACTGCGGGCACGTTCCGGGATTACATGCGCTCCCGCGCAATGCAAATTGATGATGCGGCCTTGGAGCAGCAGTCCGAGGAGAATACGAGTAGCATTAGTCGTGAGGATTCGCAGACCAGCTACGAGCAGCTGCATAACTATGCCAGAGCCATGGAGCGTATGCATGGTGTGAAGGCGACGATGCAGGATGGTGACTACTCCGAGCACAGCAGCCTGGAGctagagcagcagcagcaacagcagcaacgtaGAAGGAACAGTTCTTCCAGTCGCAGCAGTAGCAAGACTGCTTCCTCTGTGGCCGCTCAACTGGAGGAGGATGATGGCATCTTCTCACCCACACAGGATGACGAGGACTTTGATGAACTGGATccggagcaggagcagcaactgATGTCGCGTGGTGCTATTAAAATTGTGCAACGTCGCTGCGCAGAATTCTCCGAGGCATCGCCCAAACAGATCTATGAAACAACCACAGACGACTGGTATGCCAGCGCCTCGGATCAGGAGGAGCTAAGCACGGCGCCAACAGTGTCTAAACCCTATGGCCAAGGTGCTGTCAATCCCGTGCTGGAGTGCGTCAATCAGATACTGCTGCAGCAATCCATGGAGGAAACACTGCGCGAACCAGCGACGCCAAAGTCTGCGTTGGCACCAAAAGCAACATCGAACTTGCCACGACGCAGCTCGCTGAGTGGACGAAGCGGTACCAACGGGCGTAAACGTGTGCACTTCTCCACGAAGAACAGCATGGTGCATGTGCCGCGGCACGAGGATGAGGAGGAAGCCCAGGCTGATGAATTGATCTCACACTATCATCCCATGGCAGCCACTGTGCCAGCCACAACTCCGGATACGCTCAACTACGAGAGCATCTACAGCAATGAGTACGAACCCATTGGATCGGAGCGTGCCTCCAATTTGTATGTGGACATGGCGGCGGCTGCAACCGAAGCTAGCAATGCCTCCAACAAGACGCCACAGAAATTGCCGCCCGCCTTGCCGCCAAAACCGGCGAatctattgaaatttaaaaagtcGCTACAACAACTCGAGGAACTGGAGGATGAGGGCGATTGTGCCGTGTCCACGACCACGACAAGCGAGCCGGATTACTGCTCCATAGCCGAGGTGGGTGTCAGCGTGCAGATTGTGGCCGATGTGCATAAAGTTCCCGAGTCGAATACTCCGACGGAACCAGAGCGAGAACGGGAGGAACAGCATGTAgttgacgatgatgatgatgatgcttgCTCGGCAGCCGCCTCGCATAAGACTGAGGAAATCGAAGAGATTTTCGCCGACATACCAAAGCTACCCAATGTGGCGGCCATCATAGCGCCCAAGCAATCCTCGGACTATCTGCTGATGGCACCCAAAACCTTGCGTCTGCAGCTGTCACCCCTCAATCAGTCCACGGGCTGCACCCAGACCATGCCGTCCCAGTACAAGCGTAAGCATGTACCCAACATTCTGGCTGAGATTAACAAACGCATGAGTTTGCCTAGCTCACCCACCACGCCCACAACGCCCAAGAGTTTGCCTACAACACCCACAACATCGAAATCCCTGCTACAATTGGCAGATGCCAGCGGGGGTTTACCGCTGCAGGCGGAATTTGATTGGTATAATCTGGATGCGGAGTACGATAGAAGTAATGAGGCAGCACCGAAAAGTTCACAAGGCGAGGGCATGCTCGAGGAGATTAGCGAGGATAACGAGTGTTTGGTCACAGCAGCCGATGAGTACAATCTAGATGAGGAATTCCAGCAGGAAGAGCGCGAACATGACGAGGCGGCTgaggaggagcaacaacaTCTGGAGGAGTCAATGAAACCGGAGCATCCCAAGGCCAAGCAGATGAAGAAGAATTTGGCCAGTTTCGAGAAGTTCATCGAAGGATCTGGCCTGAGCACGAAACCCTTGCCGAGCAAACGTAAAATCTACTTCAATGCGCCGTTCGTCTAG
- the LOC132783460 gene encoding uncharacterized protein LOC132783460 produces MEPSVTAANVSPNPANAAAAAAAAATAPNTKRSTQQGRKKSGPKFELSEAQKSDIKEAFDLFDNECTGYIEVKELKVAIRALGFEPKKEEIKRMIAEIDKDGSGRIAFNDFLHLMTMKMAEKDTKEEILKAFRLFDDDETGKISFKNLKRVARELGETLTDEELREMIDEADLDNDGEVNQEEFLRIMKKTSLY; encoded by the coding sequence ATGGAACCGAGCGTTACTGCAGCTAATGTTTCACCTAATCCCGCGAAtgcagctgccgcagcagcagcggcggcaacgGCTCCAAACACTAAACGTTCTACGCAACAAGGACGCAAAAAGTCGGGTCCCAAATTTGAGTTATCCGAAGCACAAAAATCGGACATTAAAGAAGCGTTTGATTTGTTTGATAACGAATGCACCGGCTATATTGAAGTCAAGGAGCTGAAGGTGGCAATCAGGGCGTTGGGCTTTGAGCCCAAAAAGGAGGAAATCAAGCGCATGATAGCGGAAATCGATAAGGACGGCAGTGGACGAATTGCGTTCAATGACTTTCTACACCTGATGACCATGAAAATGGCCGAAAAGGACACCAAAGAGGAGATATTGAAGGCGTTTCGATTGTTCGACGATGACGAAACGGGCAAAATCTcatttaaaaatctaaaacgCGTTGCACGCGAATTAGGTGAAACGCTGACGGACGAAGAGCTGCGTGAAATGATTGATGAGGCGGATTTGGACAACGATGGCGAAGTCAATCAGGAGGAATTCCTTCGTATTATGAAGAAGACCAGCTTGTATTAA
- the LOC132783457 gene encoding probable chitinase 10, which translates to MRRRAAHGRLLMLCLWATAAMAHIRIEAPEVHFAPSYKPAFVRAAVESMPLEDEAGALSRFSIRPTFGDTFLPLRSAVESVPSINEKNAAQLRESSPLRSFVRDSVEAQPSDDEDEDESELDGLSASYVRDIPEEQQQEKLTQLVEPDPWSVSDKYAAFIVPSAEDNYRPQPYRFGSPHQQLLKAVDIEQLEHIDELDGFTEQQYYGALAQAELADAGAAYGALSQVKATTQKKNYNMEPKVLCYMSNWAFYRKADGHFVPEQLDPKLCSAIVYSFASLDPDHLTIREFDPWVDIENQYYKRVISLGVPVLIAMGGWTDSSGDKYSRLAGDEIKRKVFASSATGFLQRYGFSGLHLDWNYPKCWQSDCTKGPASDRPNLTKLLREIRNEMKRVNSKMQLGVAISGYKEIISEAYELAALSEIVDYMTVMSYDYHGSWEGQTGHVSPLYGRPQDKYPQYNTDYTMQLLVKMGARREKLIMSIPFYGQTFTLEQSSQRLIGEGVPTNGPGDAGELTKQPGMLAYYEICQRIRKQKWKTGRDSDRKSGPYAMSGDQWVGYEDAASVEAKARYAVNNDFGGVAAWTVDLDDFQNRCCSESFPLLKALNRALGRLNSEPPTRSNCERPPQPVTPVPPQMTTISSDGSAGGGAAQHDHTTSWPNWEASSTTSRPSTSTTTTKRPKTTTTPAWWTSTTAIPTTSTTTTTIKPTTKRPAKPKPKPTKTTPRPEHTTIPVPALVYPVVQASNCEPGEFYPDRTNCNSYYHCIIAGELRQQFCPGGLHWNTEVKGCDWPASAMCTVKKQHTTSQPTSTRTSTTSQPSTTTSPPSTTSKRPTTTSKRPSSTSSRPDSSSTKRPRKTTPKPSRKPTQQPAVGSTTKRPNRTTRRPRPPTSSRCNEGEYYTHRNCGKYYICVNGALVPSECGGELHWDALRKICDWPQNVQCVTSKKYLRIVQSKASEEDPCNGEERVPYPGDCSKYLFCLWNRLQAADCAPGLHYNEALGNCDWPASAHCKEDGGETSSIGGSTSNKPKPPAAAKPVPTTQRPSTTPRPTYPTDKPQLQPLDGYYKVVCYFTNWAWYRKGLGRYTPDDINTDLCTHVIYGFAVLDYSELTLRTHDSWADIDNNFYTRVSGLKSKGIKVSLALGGWNDSQGDKYSRLVRNAAARAKFIRHALDFIEKYGFEGLDLDWEYPVCWQTECNKGFADEKEGFTAWVRELSEAFRPRGLLLSTAVSPSKKIIDAGYDVEELSRYFDWIAVMTYDFHGQWDKKTGHVAPLYHHPDDDYDYFNANYSLNYWIEKGAPSRKIVMGMPLYGQSFTLENANNNGLNAKAPGPGQAGEFTKAAGFLAYYEICERVKHQGWEVVQDERGRMGPFARKGTQWVSYDDPAMIRKKSQLVRALDLGGGMVWALDLDDFRNRCGDGVHPLLREIHAVLKDPPGGYEPTPGLIPAEAESVEEQPISGEVGTASVESEGAQQPPPEESGEAEDEENEGGEEQEPEEEVVVMAQPEPAQPEYSSPEEASNEEVESSQENEVDPDDDVEEGEFEMEQGYPVVGAGTGDANDYKVVCYFTNWAWYRQGGGKFLPEDIDADLCTHIVYGFAVLNREKLTIQPHDSWADLDNKFYERVIAYRKKGIKVTVAIGGWNDSAGDKYARLVRSAAARERFIRHVLNFIEQYGFDGLDLDWEYPVCWQVDCKKGTDDEKQGFTDLVRELSQAFKPNGLLLSAAVSPNKKVVDAGYNVPELSRYFDWIAVMAYDYHGQWDKHTGHVAPMYDHPEGTTTFNANFSINYWLESGADRKKLVMGMPMYGQSFSLAQSNDHQLNAPTYGGGEAGEATRARGFLAYYEICSYIQKRGWNVVRDARGRMGPYAYSRDQWVSFDDAPMIRHKSEYVRAMGLGGAMIWALDLDDFKNDCGCESYPLLKTINRVLRGYSGPHPKCLLEKSEKTMIAGDKGSLVSAKPTVNTVTPSQAIATSPRPDPDQPLDCNGRNYVAHERDCNKYYICQYGELIEQRCPAGLHWNENYCDWPNNAHCAVRADQTTQPPVVHRPKPTTTTESSRPATKPTKKPFTPPNKKPIARPKPTPAPPLGSNEDYKVVCYFTNWAWYRPGQGKYVPEDIDANLCTHIVYGFAVLNSNSLTIKTHDSWADIDNRFYERVVEYKQKGLRVTVAIGGWNDSLGSKYARLVLDPQARARFIESVLNFIDKYGFEGLDLDWEYPVCWQVDCAKGAPAEKQGFAALVRELSDAFRPRGLLLSAAVSPSKTVIDAGYDVPQLARYFDWIAVMTYDFHGHWDKQTGHVAPLYYVEGDSNPYFNGNYSIHYWLDKGTPPKKLVMGMPLYGQSFSLANQNARSLNDKSIGPGQAGTYTRAGGFLAYYEICEKISNGGWTVVRDEEGRIGPYAYSGNQWVSYDDVADIRRKSQFVRSLKLGGGMVWALDLDDFRGRCGCGKHPLLRTLNQELRGIPGQRANDCT; encoded by the exons ATGCGTAGAAGAGCTGCGCATGGCAGGCTGCTG aTGCTTTGCCTGTGGGCAACAGCGGCGATGGCGCACATTCGCATCGAGGCGCCTGAAGTGCATTTTGCACCCAGCTATAAGCCAGCATTTGTGCGAGCTGCAGTGGAGAGCATGCCCCTTGAGGATGAAGCTGGTGCACTCAGCCGGTTCAGCATTCGCCCGACATTCGGAGACACTTTTCTGCCACTGCGCAGCGCCGTTGAGAGCGTGCCCAGTATCAATGAGAAGAATGCGGCACAGCTGCGGGAATCCTCACCACTGAGGTCTTTTGTGCGTGACTCTGTGGAGGCGCAACCCAGtgacgatgaggatgaggacgaGTCAGAGTTAGATGGACTCTCAGCTAGCTATGTGCGTGATATACcagaggagcagcaacaggaaaAGCTGACCCAGCTGGTTGAACCCGATCCCTGGTCAGTTTCAGATAAATACGCTGCTTTCATAGTGCCCAGCGCAGAAGACAACTATCGACCACAACCTTATCGCTTCGGTTCTCCGCATCAGCAACTCCTCAAGGCTGTGGACATTGAACAGCTGGAACATATTGACGAGCTCGATGGCTTTACGGAACAGCAGTATTATGGTGCTTTAGCTCAAGCTGAGCTCGCAGACGCTGGTGCCGCTTATGGTGCCCTGTCCCAGGTGaaggcaacaacacaaaagaaGAACTACAACATGGAACCCAAGGTACTGTGCTACATGTCCAACTGGGCTTTCTATCGCAAGGCAGATGGACACTTTGTGCCCGAGCAACTTGACCCCAAGCTATGCTCTGCTATTGTCTACTCTTTTGCCTCCTTGGATCCCGATCATTTGACCATCCGCGAGTTTGATCCCTGGGTGGATATTGAGAATCAATACTACAAACGTGTTATCTCACTGGGTGTTCCAGTGCTTATAGCCATGGGTGGCTGGACGGATTCCAGTGGCGACAAGTATTCTCGCCTTGCCGGTGACGAGATCAAGCGCAAGGTGTTTGCATCCAGTGCAACAGGATTCTTACAGCGTTACGGCTTCAGTGGTCTGCACCTCGACTGGAATTACCCCAAGTGCTGGCAGAGTGATTGCACCAAAGGCCCAGCCAGCGATAGACCCAATCTGACTAAACTATTGCGTGAGATtcgcaatgaaatgaaacgcGTTAATTCAAAGATGCAATTGGGCGTGGCCATTTCCGGCTACAAGGAGATCATTAGCGAGGCATACGAACTTGCTGCGCTCTCTGAGATCGTGGACTACATGACAGTGATGAGCTACGACTATCATGGCTCCTGGGAGGGTCAGACCGGACATGTCAGTCCGCTATACGGCCGTCCCCAGGACAAGTATCCGCAGTACAACACGGACTACACCATGCAGCTGCTTGTGAAGATGGGCGCTCGTCGTGAAAAGCTCATCATGAGCATACCCTTCTACGGTCAGACCTTTACCCTGGAGCAGAGCAGTCAGCGTCTCATTGGTGAGGGTGTGCCCACAAATGGACCTGGCGACGCAGGCGAACTGACAAAACAGCCCGGCATGCTGGCCTACTATGAGATATGTCAACGCATTCGCAAGCAGAAGTGGAAAACCGGCAGGGATTCCGATCGCAAGAGCGGTCCATATGCCATGTCCGGGGATCAGTGGGTTGGCTACGAGGATGCAGCCAGCGTGGAGGCTAAAGCACGCTATGCAGTCAACAATGACTTTGGTGGCGTTGCTGCCTGGACAGTTGACTTGGATGATTTCCAGAATCGCTGCTGCAGTGAATCATTCCCGCTACTCAAAGCGCTCAATCGTGCCCTGGGTCGTCTTAACTCGGAGCCACCAACTAGAAGCAACTGCGAGCGACCACCTCAACCCGTGACTCCGGTGCCGCCTCAAATGACCACCATAAGCAGCGACGGCTCTGCCGGAGGTGGAGCTGCTCAGCACGATCACACCACTTCCTGGCCGAATTGGGAAGCAAGCAGTACCACTAGCAGACCTTCGACTAGTACTACTACCACCAAGCGACCCAAGACCACAACTACACCAGCCTGGTGGACTTCCACAACAGCTATTCCAAccacaagcacaacaactacaacaataaaaccaacaacaaagcgTCCTGCCAAGCCTAAACCTAAGCCGACCAAAACCACCCCACGTCCAGAGCATACGACCATACCAGTGCCTGCATTGGTTTATCCCGTTGTTCAGGCCTCGAACTGCGAGCCTGGAGAGTTCTATCCGGATCGAACAAACTGCAATTCATATTACCATTGCATCATTGCGGGTGAATTAAGGCAACAGTTCTGCCCAGGTGGTCTGCACTGGAACACCGAGGTGAAGGGCTGCGACTGGCCAGCGTCTGCGATGTGCACTGTGAAGAAGCAGCATACGACCAGCCAACCAACGAGCACTAGAACCAGCACTACGAGTCAACCTAGCACTACCACTAGCCCACCTAGCACTACGAGTAAGCGTCCAACTACTACCAGCAAGCGACCAAGCTCTACCAGCAGTAGACCTGATAGCAGCTCCACCAAGCGACCAAGGAAGACGACGCCCAAGCCAAGTCGGAAACCAACCCAGCAACCAGCAGTGGGAAGCACTACGAAACGACCCAACCGTACCACGCGACGTCCACGACCTCCAACCTCATCGAGGTGCAATGAGGGAGAATATTATACGCATCGGAACTGTGGCAAATATTACATCTGTGTTAATGGAGCCCTCGTTCCTAGTGAATGTGGTGGAGAGTTGCATTGGGATGCGCTGCGCAAGATCTGCGATTGGCCGCAGAATGTGCAGTGTGTGACCAGCAAGAAGTATTTGCGCATTGTGCAGTCCAAGGCCAGCGAAGAAGATCCCTGCAATGGCGAGGAACGTGTTCCTTACCCAGGAGACTGCAGCAAGTATCTCTTCTGCCTATGGAATCGACTGCAGGCTGCAGATTGTGCCCCCGGTCTGCACTACAATGAAGCGTTGGGCAACTGTGATTGGCCAGCATCAGCGCATTGCAAAGAAGATGGCGGAGAAACCTCCTCTATTGGTGGCTCAACCTCCAACAAACCAAAGCCTCCAGCCGCTGCCAAGCCTGTTCCAACCACCCAGAGACCTAGCACCACACCTAGACCAACTTATCCCACGGACAAGCCACAACTGCAACCACTCGATGGTTACTACAAGGTTGTCTGCTACTTTACCAACTGGGCATGGTACCGCAAGGGACTGGGACGCTACACACCCGACGACATCAACACAGATCTCTGCACACACGTCATCTATGGCTTCGCCGTGCTGGATTATTCCGAATTGACATTGCGCACTCACGACTCCTGGGCGGATATCGATAACAACTTCTATACACGCGTTAGCGGACTAAAGAGCAAGGGCATCAAGGTCAGCTTGGCATTGGGAGGATGGAATGATTCGCAGGGCGACAAGTATAGTCGCCTTGTGCGAAACGCTGCAGCACGTGCCAAGTTCATAAGACACGCACTCGACTTTATTGAGAAATATGGCTTTGAGGGTCTTGATCTCGACTGGGAATATCCGGTTTGCTGGCAGACTGAATGCAACAAGGGATTCGCAGATGAAAAGGAAGGTTTCACTGCCTGGGTGAGGGAATTATCGGAGGCATTCCGACCACGTGGTTTGCTGCTCTCCACAGCGGTTTCTCCTAGTAAAAAAATCATTGATGCTGGTTATGATGTAGAGGAACTTTCGCGCTACTTTGACTGGATCGCCGTGATGACCTACGACTTCCACGGACAGTGGGACAAGAAGACCGGACATGTGGCCCCGCTGTATCATCATCCCGATGATGACTATGATTACTTTAATGCG AACTACTCGCTTAACTATTGGATAGAGAAGGGTGCACCTTCACGCAAAATTGTCATGGGCATGCCACTTTATGGCCAGTCATTTACTCTAGAGAATGCAAACAATAATGGACTGAATGCAAAGGCACCGGGTCCTGGCCAGGCGGGTGAATTCACCAAAGCAGCTGGCTTTTTGGCCTACTATGAG ATATGTGAGCGTGTAAAACATCAAGGCTGGGAAGTGGTGCAAGATGAGCGTGGTCGAATGGGACCATTTGCGCGTAAGGGAACTCAATGGGTGTCCTACGATGATCCGGCCATGATACGAAAGAAGTCGCAATTGGTGCGAGCTTTAGATCTGGGTGGTGGCATGGTCTGGGCTTTGGATCTTGATGATTTCCGCAATCGTTGCGGCGACGGTGTGCATCCGTTACTCAGGGAAATTCATGCAGTACTCAAGGATCCACCAGGTGGATATGAACCAACTC CTGGATTAATACCCGCCGAAGCAGAATCTGTGGAGGAGCAACCCATTTCTGGAGAGGTGGGCACAGCATCCGTTGAAAGCGAAGGCGCTCAGCAACCTCCGCCAGAAGAAAGCGGCGAGGCTGAAGATGAGGAAAATGAAGGTGGCGAGGAGCAAGAGCCAGAGGAAGAAGTGGTTGTGATGGCGCAACCAGAGCCTGCGCAACCGGAATACTCCTCCCCCGAAGAGGCCAGCAACGAAGAGGTGGAATCATCGCAGGAGAATGAAGTGGATCCCGACGACGACGTTGAAGAGGGTGAATTTGAAATGGAACAAGGCTATCCTGTTGTTGGCGCTGGCACTGGAGATGCGAATGACTACAAGGTTGTCTGTTACTTCACCAACTGGGCGTGGTACCGTCAAGGGGGCGGCAAATTTTTGCCCGAGGATATCGACGCCGATCTGTGTACACATATTGTATACGGATTTGCAGTGCTCAACCGTGAGAAGCTAACGATTCAGCCACACGATTCCTGGGCAGATTTGGACAACAAGTTCTACGAGCGAGTTATCGCTTATAGAAAGAAGGGAATCAAGGTGACCGTGGCCATTGGCGGATGGAATGACTCGGCTGGTGATAAATATGCCCGCTTGGTCAGAAGTGCAGCAGCTCGTGAAAGATTCATTCGCCACGTGTTAAACTTCATTGAACAATACGGCTTTGATGGTCTCGACTTAGATTGGGAGTATCCAGTGTGCTGGCAAGTCGACTGCAAGAAGGGCACCGACGATGAGAAGCAAGGATTCACCGACCTAGTACGCGAATTGTCTCAGGCCTTCAAGCCAAATGGTTTGCTACTCTCAGCCGCCGTTTCGCCCAACAAGAAGGTCGTCGATGCGGGCTACAATGTGCCTGAGTTGTCGCGCTACTTCGATTGGATCGCTGTGATGGCTTACGATTACCATGGACAGTGGGACAAGCACACTGGACATGTGGCACCCATGTACGATCATCCAGAGGGTACCACGACCTTCAATGCCAATTTCTCCATCAATTACTGGCTCGAAAGCGGCGCAGACCGCAAGAAACTCGTAATGGGCATGCCCATGTATGGACAATCCTTCTCACTTGCTCAATCAAATGATCATCAGTTGAATGCGCCAACTTATGGAGGCGGCGAGGCAGGTGAAGCAACTCGGGCACGTGGCTTCCTGGCCTACTATGAAATTTGCTCGTACATACAAAAACGCGGCTGGAATGTGGTACGAGATGCCCGTGGCCGCATGGGTCCGTATGCCTACTCGCGGGATCAGTGGGTGTCCTTCGACGATGCGCCCATGATTCGACACAAGAGTGAATATGTGCGTGCTATGGGCTTGGGAGGAGCCATGATCTGGGCTCTGGATTTGGATGACTTTAAAAACGATTGTGGCTGCGAGTCGTATCCATTGCTGAAGACCATCAATCGCGTGCTGCGTGGCTATAGCGGACCACATCCCAAGTGTCTGCTGGAAAAGAGCGAGAAAACAATGA TTGCCGGCGACAAGGGCTCTCTGGTGTCCGCAAAACCAACCGTAAACACCGTAACACCATCACAAGCGATTGCAACTTCACCAAGGCCTGATCCTGACCAGCCGCTAGACTGCAATGGTCGCAACTACGTAGCGCACGAACGTGACTGCAACAAGTACTACATTTGCCAGTATGGCGAGCTCATCGAGCAGCG CTGCCCCGCTGGTCTGCACTGGAACGAGAACTACTGCGACTGGCCCAACAATGCGCATTGCGCTGTGCGCGCAGATCAGACAACGCAGCCTCCGGTGGTGCATCGTCCTAAGCCAACCACTACAACGGAGAGTAGCCGTCCTGCCACCAAGCCCACCAAGAAACCCTTTACGCCGCCCAATAAGAAGCCGATAGCGCGTCCAAAGCCAACGCCAGCGCCGCCGCTGGGCAGCAATGAGGACTACAAGGTGGTCTGCTACTTCACCAACTGGGCGTGGTATCGTCCTGGCCAGGGCAAGTATGTGCCCGAGGATATCGATGCCAATCTCTGCACGCACATTGTCTACGGATTTGCGGTGCTTAACAGCAATTCGCTCACCATTAAGACTCATGACTCCTGGGCTGATATTGATAATCGTTTCTATGAACGTGTGGTGGAGTACAAACAGAAAGGTCTGCGTGTCACCGTTGCCATTGGTGGCTGGAATGATTCGCTGGGCAGCAAGTATGCGCGTCTTGTGCTGGATCCTCAGGCACGAGCACGTTTCATTGAGAGCGTGCTGAACTTCATCGATAAATACGGCTTTGAGGGCCTGGATCTGGATTGGGAATATCCGGTATGCTGGCAGGTGGACTGTGCCAAGGGTGCGCCCGCCGAGAAGCAAGGATTTGCGGCGCTGGTGCGCGAACTGTCAGATGCATTCCGGCCACGTGGATTGCTGCTCTCTGCTGCCGTTTCCCCCAGCAAAACGGTCATCGATGCGGGCTACGATGTGCCACAATTGGCGCGCTACTTCGACTGGATAGCTGTGATGACATATGACTTCCATGGCCACTGGGACAAGCAGACGGGTCATGTGGCACCATTGTATTATGTGGAGGGCGATAGCAATCCTTACTTCAATGGCAACTATAGTATACACTATTGGCTGGACAAGGGCACACCGCCCAAGAAGCTAGTGATGGGCATGCCACTCTATGGCCAATCCTTTTCACTGGCCAATCAGAATGCACGCTCACTTAACGACAAATCAATTGGACCAGGACAGGCGGGCACTTATACAAGAGCTGGCGGCTTCTTGGCCTACTATGAGATATGTGAGAAGATTAGCAATGGCGGCTGGACTGTGGTGCGTGATGAGGAGGGTCGCATTGGTCCATATGCTTACAGTGGCAATCAATGGGTCTCCTATGATGATGTTGCCGACATTCGTCGTAAGTCGCAGTTTGTACGCAGCCTTAAATTGGGTGGCGGCATGGTGTGGGCTTTGGATCTGGATGATTTCCGTGGCCGTTGCGGCTGTGGTAAGCATCCGTTGCTGCGGACTCTTAATCAGGAGTTGCGAGGAATTCCAGGACAACGTGCCAACGATTGCACTTAA